From a region of the bacterium genome:
- a CDS encoding cysteine desulfurase family protein: protein MGPSTIVYLDHAATTPVDPRVLHAMLPYFTEQAGNASSVHALGQEARAAVDQARAQVAAAVGARPAEIIFTSGATESDNLAVAGVALATEARGRHIVTTTIEHHAILEVCHFLEHRGYDVTYLPVDGRGIVDPDDVRKALRADTVLISVMAANNEIGTLQPVAEIGRLARARNIPFHSDATQLVGAAPVSVDGLHVDLLSFSAHKRYGPKGVGALYVRPGVPLTPVQRGGSHERGRRGGTENVPGIVGFGAALRIAIGEMEPERARLIALRDRLIREALELPGAHLNGDPVHRLSNNVNLSFDGTDSQSLVMGLDLQGVAASSGSACSSGSMEPSHVLVALGVAPDRAAAAVRLTLGRGTTEADVTSALAALRDVVIRLQRAA, encoded by the coding sequence ATGGGACCTTCGACGATCGTGTATCTGGATCACGCGGCGACCACCCCGGTCGATCCCCGCGTGCTCCACGCGATGCTCCCCTACTTCACCGAGCAGGCCGGCAACGCCAGCAGCGTACATGCGCTCGGACAGGAGGCGCGCGCCGCGGTCGATCAAGCACGCGCGCAGGTCGCGGCCGCCGTCGGCGCGCGGCCCGCCGAGATCATTTTTACCAGCGGGGCGACCGAATCGGACAACCTGGCAGTCGCGGGCGTTGCGTTGGCGACCGAGGCCCGCGGCCGCCACATCGTGACGACTACGATCGAGCATCATGCCATCTTAGAAGTCTGCCACTTTCTCGAGCACCGCGGGTACGACGTGACGTACCTCCCCGTCGATGGCCGGGGGATCGTTGATCCTGATGATGTGCGGAAGGCGCTCCGGGCGGACACCGTCTTGATCTCAGTCATGGCCGCCAATAACGAGATCGGCACGCTGCAGCCGGTGGCGGAGATCGGGCGCCTCGCGCGCGCGCGGAACATCCCGTTTCACTCCGACGCGACGCAACTCGTCGGGGCCGCGCCCGTGAGCGTCGACGGCCTCCACGTCGACCTCCTCTCGTTCTCCGCGCATAAACGCTACGGTCCCAAGGGGGTGGGCGCCCTGTACGTGCGCCCGGGCGTTCCGCTGACGCCGGTCCAGCGGGGCGGGAGCCATGAGCGAGGCCGGCGCGGCGGGACGGAAAACGTTCCAGGGATCGTGGGGTTTGGCGCAGCCTTGAGGATCGCGATTGGGGAGATGGAACCGGAGCGGGCCCGCCTCATCGCCCTGCGCGATCGGCTGATCCGTGAAGCGCTCGAGCTGCCGGGTGCCCACCTCAACGGAGATCCCGTGCACCGTCTGTCCAACAACGTCAATCTCTCGTTCGATGGGACCGACAGCCAATCGCTCGTCATGGGCCTCGATCTCCAGGGGGTCGCGGCCAGCTCGGGCTCGGCATGCAGCTCGGGGAGCATGGAGCCATCGCATGTGCTGGTCGCGCTGGGCGTGGCCCCGGATCGTGCCGCGGCGGCGGTCCGGCTCACGCTCGGCCGGGGGACGACCGAAGCCGACGTGACCTCCGCGCTCGCCGCCCTGCGCGATGTCGTGATTCGGCTCCAGCGGGCCGCCTAA
- the nuoE gene encoding NADH-quinone oxidoreductase subunit NuoE, whose amino-acid sequence MTARMLSRGALEEIARLRAGYPEARSALIPSLHVAQAEVGYLAEGAMAEVGEALGLPLTEVASVASFYEMFHLEPVGRHHIRICINISCHLNGCDEVVDYLCRRLGIRPGQTTADGRVTLESVQCLAACEEAPVLLINAERHARVTPAAVDELLARLP is encoded by the coding sequence TTGACGGCCCGCATGCTGTCCAGGGGCGCCCTGGAGGAGATCGCACGCCTCCGCGCCGGGTATCCGGAGGCACGCTCGGCGCTGATTCCATCGTTGCATGTCGCGCAGGCGGAGGTGGGCTATCTGGCGGAGGGCGCGATGGCGGAGGTGGGCGAAGCGCTCGGGCTGCCGCTCACCGAGGTCGCCTCCGTCGCGTCGTTCTACGAGATGTTTCATCTGGAGCCGGTTGGGCGGCATCATATCCGGATCTGCATCAACATCTCCTGTCACCTCAACGGGTGCGATGAGGTCGTGGATTATCTGTGCCGGCGGTTGGGGATCCGGCCCGGACAGACGACGGCCGACGGCCGCGTGACGCTGGAATCGGTGCAGTGTCTCGCCGCATGCGAGGAAGCCCCCGTGCTGTTGATCAATGCCGAGCGGCACGCTCGGGTGACTCCGGCAGCGGTCGACGAGCTGCTGGCGAGGTTACCCTAG
- a CDS encoding NADH-quinone oxidoreductase subunit C: MEQGPLLDRLRPHVPWGLAIPKDEGGRPTLLVTPGVLLEVLEAARAHLALDALVDLTCWDRAPASPRFEAVYLLGQAGGSDRLTVKVQIEGEHPRLPSSVGVYPGAAWPEREVYDMFGVVFEGHPDLRRILMPDDWEGHPLRRDFPLTEEAVEFKGHTPKVPSEIIPFFRPHSPSGSGGDPPPVPG, translated from the coding sequence ATGGAACAGGGGCCGCTTCTCGACCGCCTGCGTCCCCATGTGCCGTGGGGCCTCGCGATCCCCAAGGACGAAGGCGGCCGGCCCACATTGCTCGTGACCCCCGGGGTGTTGCTCGAGGTGCTCGAGGCCGCCCGAGCGCATCTCGCACTCGACGCGCTGGTGGATCTGACCTGCTGGGACCGCGCGCCCGCTTCCCCGCGATTCGAGGCCGTGTACCTTCTGGGGCAGGCGGGAGGCTCCGACCGGCTGACGGTCAAAGTGCAGATCGAAGGCGAGCACCCGCGCCTGCCCTCGTCGGTGGGCGTCTACCCCGGCGCCGCGTGGCCGGAGCGCGAGGTCTACGACATGTTTGGCGTCGTCTTCGAGGGGCATCCCGATCTCCGGCGGATCCTGATGCCGGACGACTGGGAGGGGCATCCGCTACGACGCGATTTTCCCCTGACCGAGGAGGCGGTGGAGTTCAAGGGGCACACGCCAAAGGTGCCGAGCGAAATCATCCCATTCTTCCGGCCGCACAGCCCGTCGGGATCTGGAGGCGACCCGCCGCCGGTGCCCGGATGA
- the nuoD gene encoding NADH dehydrogenase (quinone) subunit D, whose product MIERTRETLTINMGPQHPGTHGLLRLVLEIEGEIVRKCTPVIGYLHTGIEKEMETRTYLQNVTLVDRIEYVAAYMEEMAFYLSVERLMGLEVPPRARCIRVLMCELNRVASHLIYLGSAALDLNVSSVLMYAFADRERFLDLSEMVSGQRMMPGYFRAGGVAADLPDEFFPAARSFLDDLARRIDEYERLLDDNLIWRERTEGVATLSREDAIRLGATGPVLRGSGVAHDVRRLLPYGGYEEFEFDIPTRREGDAYARYRVRMEEMRQSRRIAIAALERLPGGPVIVDDRKVALPPRHELARSMEAVIHQFKLVSEGYHPPAGDTYVATESARGEKGYFIVSDGSNRPVRVHVRAPSFYNLQALPAMVEGRPLGDVVVAIASIDIVLGDVDR is encoded by the coding sequence ATGATCGAGCGCACCCGCGAAACGCTTACCATTAACATGGGTCCCCAGCACCCCGGCACGCACGGGCTGCTGCGGCTCGTTCTCGAGATCGAGGGGGAGATCGTCCGCAAGTGCACGCCCGTCATCGGCTACCTCCACACCGGGATCGAGAAGGAAATGGAGACGCGAACATACCTCCAGAACGTGACGCTGGTGGACCGGATCGAGTACGTCGCGGCGTACATGGAGGAGATGGCATTTTACCTGTCGGTCGAGCGGCTGATGGGCCTCGAGGTGCCGCCGCGCGCCCGCTGCATTCGCGTCCTGATGTGCGAGTTGAACAGGGTCGCGAGCCACCTGATCTACCTCGGGTCGGCCGCGCTCGATCTCAATGTCTCGAGCGTGTTGATGTACGCGTTTGCCGATCGCGAGCGTTTTCTCGATCTCTCCGAGATGGTCTCGGGGCAGCGAATGATGCCCGGGTACTTTCGTGCGGGCGGGGTGGCCGCCGACCTCCCCGACGAGTTCTTCCCGGCGGCGCGGTCGTTCCTGGACGACCTGGCCCGGCGCATCGACGAATACGAGCGCCTGCTGGACGACAACCTGATCTGGAGGGAGCGGACGGAAGGGGTGGCGACGCTCTCCCGGGAGGACGCGATCCGTCTCGGGGCGACCGGCCCGGTGCTCCGGGGATCCGGTGTGGCGCACGACGTCCGCAGACTGCTCCCGTACGGGGGGTACGAGGAGTTCGAGTTCGACATCCCGACCCGGCGCGAGGGCGACGCGTACGCCCGGTATCGGGTCCGGATGGAGGAGATGCGGCAGAGCCGGCGGATCGCGATCGCGGCGCTCGAGCGCCTTCCCGGCGGGCCCGTGATCGTTGACGATCGCAAGGTCGCGCTCCCCCCGCGACACGAACTGGCGCGCAGCATGGAGGCCGTGATCCACCAATTCAAGCTGGTCAGCGAAGGCTACCATCCTCCGGCCGGGGACACCTATGTCGCGACCGAATCGGCGCGGGGCGAAAAGGGATACTTCATCGTGAGCGACGGGAGCAACCGGCCGGTCCGGGTCCACGTGCGCGCGCCGTCCTTCTATAATCTGCAGGCGCTCCCGGCGATGGTTGAAGGCCGGCCGCTGGGCGATGTGGTGGTGGCCATCGCCAGCATCGACATCGTGCTCGGGGACGTGGATCGTTGA
- a CDS encoding NADH-quinone oxidoreductase subunit A, translating into MISGYLPVLVHLALAILLAVVLLGLHRLAGGSRPTLEKSLPYESGMWPIGSARERIPIRFYLVAMLFILFDIEIVFVYPWAVLVRELGNAGLVEMFTFLAVLGCGYVYLVRRRALEWE; encoded by the coding sequence ATGATATCCGGATATCTCCCTGTGCTCGTCCACCTCGCCCTTGCGATCCTGCTCGCCGTCGTGCTGCTCGGGCTGCACCGGCTCGCGGGGGGCAGTCGCCCCACGCTCGAAAAGTCTCTCCCGTACGAGTCGGGGATGTGGCCGATCGGGAGCGCCCGTGAACGCATCCCGATCCGCTTCTACCTCGTAGCGATGCTGTTCATCCTGTTCGACATCGAGATCGTGTTTGTCTACCCGTGGGCGGTCCTGGTGCGCGAGCTCGGGAACGCGGGCCTTGTGGAGATGTTCACGTTCCTCGCGGTGCTGGGATGCGGTTATGTGTACCTCGTGCGCCGGAGGGCGCTCGAATGGGAGTGA